The sequence GTTACTGTTGAGTTAGTTAGCGGTGTATATGATTTTTACTATGTGCCACAGGTAGCTTATGTTAAATATTACAGTACTCAATGGAGTTATGAGGAATTGGTAAAGAATGAAGAAACTAAAAAGGCATTAGTTGAAACATTGCCTATATTGTTAGAAGAGCATATGATTGGAAAGGTAGGAGATAAATCTCCAAGAGAATTATCATATATGCCATTCTTCCCAGTATCAAGTGTAGTATTAGATGAGCTTGATAAGAAATTAGGTACAATTAAAGTTAGTGTAGATTAGTATAAAATACTATAATTTTTAAAACAAGGTTATCTTGAAAATGTGAATTTTCTGAGATAACCTTGTTTGTTATATGTCAATGGAACTGAAGTCTATTTCAATTACTAAGGCAATTCCTCCTTTTAATATTATATGTTTTGATTTGTAATAGCACTAATTAATAATATTTTAGCAGAAAGTTATAATTTCAAATAATAATTGTTCAAAATATTTATCAAGGATATAATGAAAGGAAAAAGATAATGACATATATTTTAGCAGGAGAAGCAATATGGATTTTAAACATGAAATGATACAATTTAACGATGATATTCCAATTAAATTATATAACGGGAAAGTTCTTTCAAAAGAAGATCCTAATCATATAAATACAATAACTAAACATTGGCACAGTAATATAGAGATATTTTATATTATTACAGGGAGCATTGATTTATGGGTTAATTCAGAAAAATATGAATTAGGTCATGATAATTTAATGGCTATTAACATAAATGAAATTCATTCATCACAATATAAACAGAATGGTGAAGGAGTTTTGTTGCAAATTCCTTATGAGTTTGTAAAAATATATTATCCTAATATAGACGGCATTTCATTTGTATGTAATTCAACTTTGAAATCAGAGGATGGTAACAAATATTCTAAGTTAAAAGGTATGCTAAAAGATTTGGAGTGTATATATAACGAAAGAAAAGATGGATACATATTGAAATCATATAGTTTAATCTTTGACATATTGTTTGAGTTAGTAACAAACTTTAGTATAAGTAAGCCTGATAAAGAAAGTATAAGTAGTAGAAAGAATTTAGATAGATTAACTGAAATAGTAGATTATATAAAAGATAACAAAAAATTAGATTTGTCTTTAGAGATGGTAGCAGAAAAGGTGAATTTGACTCCACAATATTTTTCTAAGTTTTTTAAGAAGTATATGGGAATATCCTATATCAAATATTTAAACAGTTTAAGACTTGAAAGTGCATACAGAGAACTTATAAATACAGATTTATCAATAATCAATATTGCTATAGAAAATGGATTTTCAGATGTTAAAGCGTTTAATAAACTATTTAAAAATGTTTATGGTTCTAATCCAGGTGAATATAGAAAAAATAAAAAAGGTTAAAAAATACCCCTTTTTAGATTAAAAAAGACAAGGATTTTGTATATCTCAAAATTTATAATTATA comes from Clostridium sp. TW13 and encodes:
- a CDS encoding AraC family transcriptional regulator; this encodes MDFKHEMIQFNDDIPIKLYNGKVLSKEDPNHINTITKHWHSNIEIFYIITGSIDLWVNSEKYELGHDNLMAININEIHSSQYKQNGEGVLLQIPYEFVKIYYPNIDGISFVCNSTLKSEDGNKYSKLKGMLKDLECIYNERKDGYILKSYSLIFDILFELVTNFSISKPDKESISSRKNLDRLTEIVDYIKDNKKLDLSLEMVAEKVNLTPQYFSKFFKKYMGISYIKYLNSLRLESAYRELINTDLSIINIAIENGFSDVKAFNKLFKNVYGSNPGEYRKNKKG